Sequence from the Bryobacteraceae bacterium genome:
TCCTCGCTGCTTCCGGCGGCATCGCCGCCACCGGTTGCACCGCCAGCGTGGAGCAGGTTGTCAAGGAATACGACGACGGCCGCATGGACATCGTCACCCTTGGCCAGCGCCGCTTCGTCATCCGCGAACTCGACCAGGAACTCTCCTACCTCCGGGGCCAAGTCGACTTCTTCGATGACGAAGACTCCGCCGCCTCCCAGGATCTCCGCGAACGCGCCGTCCGCCTTCGCGCCGGCGTCGAAAACGCCACCGAGGCCGACCCCGGCGATCCGCTCCTCAGCTTCACGCTCGCCCGCGGCATTGAAGATCTCGAACTCCGCCAGCACCTCCTCATGAGCCGCTCCGAATCCGAGCGTCTCCGCCGCCTCGTCGGCTTCCTCCCCGCCTACAGCGAGCGCCTCCGCCAGAGCGAACGCATGCGCGAACTCGCTCCGAAGAACGGCCATGGCAAGCTCCCCGAAGGTCTCGGGGACGGCTCGTGAAAAGCGGCCTGTTTCTCTGGATCGACGCCGACGACACACTCTGGGAAAACAATGTCTTCTTCGAGCGCGCCTTCGCCGGTTTCGTCGATTACTTGAATCACTCCACCCACTCGCCCGCCGAGGTCCGCGCCATCCTTGACGAAATCGAACACGTCAACAACCGCATCCACGGCTACGGCGCCGCCAACTTCGCCCGAAA
This genomic interval carries:
- a CDS encoding LON peptidase substrate-binding domain-containing protein, with the translated sequence MHDGLLPLFPLSLVLLPNQELPLHIFEDRYKEMIGAVLREGREFGVVLAASGGIAATGCTASVEQVVKEYDDGRMDIVTLGQRRFVIRELDQELSYLRGQVDFFDDEDSAASQDLRERAVRLRAGVENATEADPGDPLLSFTLARGIEDLELRQHLLMSRSESERLRRLVGFLPAYSERLRQSERMRELAPKNGHGKLPEGLGDGS